The DNA segment GGGGCGGAAGCCCCGAGAGACCGATGCCGGAAAACAAACGGTCGCCCCGGATGGGGCCGTCGTGGGAGTTGGGGGCGTCCCTCGCTCACGCGCCGGGTTGTGATTGGTGGTTGCTGCAGAAACCCGTCAAAACCCAGCACCAAAAAACTGCACGACCTCGAAGTTGGGAGGGGGCGGAAAGCGAACGTTCAGCGAGATTTCCGGGGGAGGGCCATACTCGCCGCTCCCCATGCTCGGCCCTGACCCTCGCGTACGCCTGAACGGCGTCGCTCGACCTAGTATATCGCTCTCCCCTAACTTCGTTTCGGGAGAGGTGCGACAGGTGGAAGTCCGTCGAACGGGGAGTTTCCCACAATCGCTATCGCTTGTTTTGCGGAAGCGGTTTCGCCATGACAACAAAGACAATCACGATCAATGCCGCGGCCAGGCAAGAGAGCCCCGTCACCAATCCAGGTGATAGTCCGAGTTGCAGCGATTGGATTCCGAACGCGGCCAACCCCGCGATTCCGACCGCCGTGAGCGCCTCGCCCGCGATGACTCCCGACGAAAACAAGACTCCGCGATGCAGCACTGTGTCGTGCTCTTGGACCGGCTTGTCTTTGGAGTAGAAGTGGGCGATCAAGCCGCCGATCAAAATCGGCGTCGCCAATCCGAAGGGCAAATACATGCCGACCGCGATGGGCATCAAGTGAGCTCGGAATTTTGCTCCACTGCGTTTCAAGGCTTCATCAATCAAAAGGATTGCGACTCCCAATCCGGCACCGATTCCGATCAGCTTCCACGGCAGTTCTCCTTCGCCAGCAAAGCCTTTGGCGAGACTTGCGAACAAGCCAGCTTGAGGTGCCGAGAGTTCCTTGCTTCCGATTCCGCCCCCGTGTTCGTGAAGCAAGGTCAACACGGGTGCCATGACGAATGCCGCCACGGTCACCCCGGCGATCTGCATCATCTGTTGTCGAAAAGGAGAGGCACCCACCAGTGAACCTGTTTTGAGGTCATTGCACACATCGCCGCTGGTGCAGGCGACACAACATACGATCGCCGCAATGCCAAGTGTCGCGACCATGCCATCCATGCCCGTGTAATTGGCTAAGTACAACAGTCCACCCGCGACGAGCACCGCCGTGATGGTCATTCCCGAAACAGGGCTGTTGGAATTGCCAACCAAACCAACGATGAAATTGGCAACCGCCGTGAAGAAGAACCCCATGACGAGCATCACAATCGTGGACAGCACCGTGATCGCCACGTTGTTGGTGAACCAATAATTCATCATTGCCAGCAACCCGACACATAGCATCCCCAGCGTCAAAATCGCCCAGGATGGAATGTCGCGTTCCGTGTCCGCTTGCGTCAGATCTCGTTCAGCAGTCATGCCGTTCCACAGGTGTGCAATGGCCGCCACCAATCCGTGCCGCACTGCGATCAGCGCACTGAAACCACCGACGACCATGGCCCCCACGCCCACATAACGCACCTGACCACTCCAGATGCCGTACGCTTGATCGACTGCTCCGTCGACGCCGTCGCCAATCAACCCACCGCCCAACAGCGGAATGCCGATCAGCCAAGCCATCGCGCCACCGATGAAAATCAAAATGGCGACGTTCAGTCGAACGATGAATCCAACGGCGATCAGCATGGGGGAAAGGTCGCCGCCGAAATAGAAGATTCTGGACCCCGCGATGCCTGCCGTTTCCAGACTGCCGTGAATGAGTCCCAGAAAACCTCCGAAGACCTTTACCAATCCACCCAGCACGCCACCGATGAGCAGCCTTTTTCCAGCCTCGTCTTCTTCGCCAGCTTCTCCAGCCCGGAGCACCGCGGCACAGGCCACCCCCTCGGGATACTTCAATTCCTCGTTGTCGACCACGAATACTTTCCGCATCGGAATCATAAACAGGATTCCCAACAGACCACCGGTGAAGGCCACCAGCGTCACGGTCCAGTAGTCAAATTCCGTCCAGTACCCAATCAGAATCATGGCCGGCATCGTAAAAATGATCCCAGCCGCCAATGACTCGCCAGCCGAAGCACAGGTTTGGACCTGGTTCGCTTCCAGGGTCGTCGAGTTCTTGAAGAACAATCGAAACAAGAGCATCGCCATGACTGCGGCGGGGATCGATGCCGAAACTGTCATCCCCGCTTTCAGACCCACATAAACATTGGCGGCGCCCATCACAACGGACAGGATCAAGCCCAACACCACGACGCGAACAGTGATCTCGGCCGTTGATTTCGATGGCGAGTCGGCGAACTTCTCAGAAAGATTGTCGGGCATACGTCAGCTCGAAGGCAGATGGATGGGAATGAAGCGGCAAGGCAGGACAGCGCGGTGGGAGGAGTTCCCGAATCGACGCCGAGGGTTTCCCACAAGCGATCCAAAGAACGGTCACGCGAGTATGACCGATGTCCTTCAAGGACAGCATCAATGGGGGCCAACGGAAAGGGGTTGGGTCGCCAGCACTTCACGAAGGTGAAGGAAACATCCAAGAGGAGGTTTCTGGGCAGGTTGTCGAAGAGAGATGGCTCGTGCCCGATCTGACGTTTTTAGTCAATAACCGGGCGACCATTCCGACAACGCGGATCGGCAAGCCGGCTTTTGAAACCGGATGCCGTTCATTGCAATTTGCATTTCATCCTGTCTTCAACACCGGACGTTGTTCACGTCCGCGAAAGAACAGGGTTCTGAGCCGAAAGCTCAGTTGTCGAGGACTTGAACGTTCTCTGCACAGGGGCCTTTTTCGCCGCGTGCTTCGTTGAACGTAACTTGTTGTCCTTCGCGGAGATCATCAAAGTTTCCGCCTTCAACACTCGACGAGTGAAAAAACAGGTCCTTCGAGCTTCCAACGTCAATAAATCCGAAGCCTTTGTCGGTGAGCCGTTTAATCGTACCTTCAGCCATTGTTCATTCAATTCAAAAGAGTTCTTGGCAGCCGATGCCGGAGACGAAGTTGTCTTAGCTTGTCCACTGCCGCCCGCAATGTATCAGAAGTTGCCTTGCTGTCGTGCATAAACTGGGCATGGTTTCGTCAATTCATTGGAATTTCTCACAAAGCGTTGCCGAGAAGGCACTCTAGCGAGGATGAATGAACTGCTCGTTTTGCAGTGAGACCAACGTCTGGGGCCTAATCTGGCTGCTCGCAGTCACGAAGCGGACGCATCGACAGACGTGCAAGAAAAAACGTTGACTTCTGGCGAAAGAACACATGGCATCGAACCTGACGGCCTGGTTCTGGTGCCATCCAGCCAATGCCGGAGATTCAAACGGGGCTGCGAGCGTCCTGCCGTTCATTTCGGTGGACTGAATCGCAGGAAGACGACTTCATGGCTGGCTCGCACGATTCCCAGCAGAGTGCCGCGTTGATCGTGATCCCAGGCAATTCCCTGCCCAGCGATCGGCGCTGAAACGGTGGAGACATGCTGGAGCTCATCGCTGTCGGCAGGCACTTCGAGGACATACAGTTCCGCGAGGTCATGTCCTGTCACATACAACTGACCGTTTGGACCAAACGCACCACCAGAATTGCTGTTGGGTAAAAACCGCTGAATCACCGATTCAGGGAACGTCCACTCGCCGGTCTCATTCCAATCGTCATCGTAACGAACGAGTTTTGTGTTCCGAACCTCCGCTTCACCATAGAACGCAAACCCGATCCACCACGCTCCTTGATGGCGATCAATCCAGTTGATGGCTCCCTCTGCTTCGGAGAATGGTTTCGATTCCAAGTGCTCTAAGTTGCTGGCCTGAAAAATTTCAATGGTGTTCTTGAGCGGCTTCGCGGGCCAATTGGAGTTCGCACAATGCAAACGCCCCTCAATGACGACTCCACTGTTGAGATGTTGGATGCCCGAGTTGGGAGGTGCTTTCCAAACCGCGAGTCGCTTGGCGGTTTGCTTGTCATATTGGGCGATCGTTCGATTCGAGATCGCGAAAAAAGAGGATGCATCCACCGCAACGGCTTGGTGTGCCTCCGGTGCCCCAACACGCCGCAGGGTTTGAACCGCGTCGTCCGACGCAGCGAGGTCGACAAACGTGATGCTGGATGGGTTGCCGACCGGCGTGTAGTGCCCGGTGAATTCAAGCAAACCTGATTCACGGTCGACGTGAAACGCGGTGACATTGTCTGCCCGTTGATTGCAAACGTACAGAAAGCGTCCACTCGGATCGAAGTTGAAGCTGCGTGGATAATTCCCGCGAGTCCATTCGTTGCCCACCTGACGCAGAGTGCCGTCAGCTTCAATCGCAAAGATGCCCACGCTGTCGTGCAATCGATTGCCGGCGTAAACGAACCTGCCGTCCTGGGAAACCAAGATCTCCGAACAGAAGTTGCTGCCGGCAAAGCCATCCGGGAGAGACGAAACGGTTTGACGCGAATTCAACTGCCCCGTCTCCGAATCGTACTCAAACAACACGACGGTCGAGCCTTCCTCTTGGATCGAATACAGCCAACGTCCATTGGGATGGAAATTAAAGTGTCGCGGCCCATCTCCCGGAGGCAGTGAGACGCTGGCCGGTTCACAGGGCGTCAGTTTTCCAGAGGAAGTGTCGAACTTCCAACTGAAAATCTTGTCCTGCCCCAAGTTCACATGCAACACAAAACGCCCCGAAGGATCGGACTGGATCATGTGCGCGTGAGAACCGTCGTGGCCACTGATTGCAAAGCTGCCCGGCGGCGCGTGAGTCGCCTTCGTCGGGCCAATTTCCCCAGTGTCCTGTTGAATATCCGTGGCGTTGCCCAGACGTCCGTCCGGCAGAATCGGAAGCACGGCAATTGAACCGCTGAAGTAGTTGGCAACCAACAGAAACTTCCCCGAAGGATGAATGCTGACATACGTGGGGCCGTCCCCTTCGGACGAGACGGTGTTCAGCAACCTCAGTTGCCCGTCGACCGGATCGATTGCGAAGGCACTGACCGAGCCTTGTTGCGACTCGCCAAATCGATCCGTCTCGTTGCTTGAGTACAGACGGTCTCGAGCATCATTGATCACCAAGCAATCGGGGCTCGATCCAAGATCGAACGTGCCGGCCGCTTCCAACGCACCGCTTGCTCGATCGACCTCAAAGAGATGGATCCCACGTCCATTGCCCTCTGGCAAATCAACTTGGGTCGGCGGAACATCGCCCAACGGAGAACTGAAGGTGCCCACGTATGCCATCAACGGGCGAGTCTCACGCGGTTCGGCCGGCGGGCTTTGTGCCTGCAGCGTTCCGCTGAGGAAAACGGCCACCCCCAAACACGCAGGGACCAGTCGGAACTTCAGTTGGCGGAATCGTTCCGCTGCTTCGATCAGGTGAATCATGGAGTTTCAGCAGAGTGAGGCGGCTATTTCAGGAAGCGTGTCAGGTTGGGCACCGCAGTTTGCAGTTCGGTGATGACAAGATCAGCCATGACGGCGCCACCCTGTTCGTTGAAATGGGTCAGGTCGCCTGCTTTGAAGTTGAACTCCATGCTGGCAACAGGACCGATTCGGTCATGCAGTTCTATGCTCCGCCGATGCAGATCAATGAACGGCACCTTCAGTTCCGCGGCAACTTGTTGGGTCGCGTCCGCCCACGGGGTCAGGGTCGTACGAATCTTGCCGTCCTGGTCGAACCGGCGTCTCGTCACTGAACTGACCAGGATGGGTTGAGCCCCCGCCGATTTCACTTCGGCAGCGTAACGCTTCAGATTCTCGCTGTAGGTCGTCTCGGGATCGGTTTCTCGCTCCGGACCTTTGCCGGGCTGATCGTTGTGCCCGAACTGAATCAGCACGTAGTCGGGCTTGGCCTCCAAAACAGCCGGCATTCGCTTGCCATTGCGCCAGCTCTTCGAACTGGCCCCGCCTTTCGCGAAGTTCAGAACCTGGACGTTGTCCGTGAACCGTTTACGAAAAGGCACACCCCACCCCGAGTAATCTTCGACGGTCGAGTCGCCAATCAAGGCGATCGTGACCGATTCGCTGGAGGACACTTGTTCGTCTTGCGCACAGGCAACATTGGCGAGTAGCAACGCGAGAACGGCGAAGCAGCCTGGCATCGCAAATCGGCTTGGCATTTTGGATTGCAATCCGCTAGGGACAGTTGAGATGACGGGGTTCCCTTTCAGTCAGTGGCGTGTGGGAATGAAAATCGAGATGGGCGCAAGCAGGCGGCGAGCCGGTCTGCTCGCGCCCTCTTCATCGATTCCGTGCCGGGATTCACTCTCGCTCGATCAGCTTCTGCATCTTGGCTGTGATTGGCATGACTTCAAAGTCTTTGAAGAACATTTCACAGTCCGTGCCGCCGTGCATTTGCAATCCGAGCTTGCCAGTCT comes from the Rhodopirellula islandica genome and includes:
- a CDS encoding OPT family oligopeptide transporter, yielding MPDNLSEKFADSPSKSTAEITVRVVVLGLILSVVMGAANVYVGLKAGMTVSASIPAAVMAMLLFRLFFKNSTTLEANQVQTCASAGESLAAGIIFTMPAMILIGYWTEFDYWTVTLVAFTGGLLGILFMIPMRKVFVVDNEELKYPEGVACAAVLRAGEAGEEDEAGKRLLIGGVLGGLVKVFGGFLGLIHGSLETAGIAGSRIFYFGGDLSPMLIAVGFIVRLNVAILIFIGGAMAWLIGIPLLGGGLIGDGVDGAVDQAYGIWSGQVRYVGVGAMVVGGFSALIAVRHGLVAAIAHLWNGMTAERDLTQADTERDIPSWAILTLGMLCVGLLAMMNYWFTNNVAITVLSTIVMLVMGFFFTAVANFIVGLVGNSNSPVSGMTITAVLVAGGLLYLANYTGMDGMVATLGIAAIVCCVACTSGDVCNDLKTGSLVGASPFRQQMMQIAGVTVAAFVMAPVLTLLHEHGGGIGSKELSAPQAGLFASLAKGFAGEGELPWKLIGIGAGLGVAILLIDEALKRSGAKFRAHLMPIAVGMYLPFGLATPILIGGLIAHFYSKDKPVQEHDTVLHRGVLFSSGVIAGEALTAVGIAGLAAFGIQSLQLGLSPGLVTGLSCLAAALIVIVFVVMAKPLPQNKR
- a CDS encoding cold-shock protein; this translates as MAEGTIKRLTDKGFGFIDVGSSKDLFFHSSSVEGGNFDDLREGQQVTFNEARGEKGPCAENVQVLDN
- a CDS encoding lactonase family protein, giving the protein MIHLIEAAERFRQLKFRLVPACLGVAVFLSGTLQAQSPPAEPRETRPLMAYVGTFSSPLGDVPPTQVDLPEGNGRGIHLFEVDRASGALEAAGTFDLGSSPDCLVINDARDRLYSSNETDRFGESQQGSVSAFAIDPVDGQLRLLNTVSSEGDGPTYVSIHPSGKFLLVANYFSGSIAVLPILPDGRLGNATDIQQDTGEIGPTKATHAPPGSFAISGHDGSHAHMIQSDPSGRFVLHVNLGQDKIFSWKFDTSSGKLTPCEPASVSLPPGDGPRHFNFHPNGRWLYSIQEEGSTVVLFEYDSETGQLNSRQTVSSLPDGFAGSNFCSEILVSQDGRFVYAGNRLHDSVGIFAIEADGTLRQVGNEWTRGNYPRSFNFDPSGRFLYVCNQRADNVTAFHVDRESGLLEFTGHYTPVGNPSSITFVDLAASDDAVQTLRRVGAPEAHQAVAVDASSFFAISNRTIAQYDKQTAKRLAVWKAPPNSGIQHLNSGVVIEGRLHCANSNWPAKPLKNTIEIFQASNLEHLESKPFSEAEGAINWIDRHQGAWWIGFAFYGEAEVRNTKLVRYDDDWNETGEWTFPESVIQRFLPNSNSGGAFGPNGQLYVTGHDLAELYVLEVPADSDELQHVSTVSAPIAGQGIAWDHDQRGTLLGIVRASHEVVFLRFSPPK
- a CDS encoding rhamnogalacturonan acetylesterase; translated protein: MPSRFAMPGCFAVLALLLANVACAQDEQVSSSESVTIALIGDSTVEDYSGWGVPFRKRFTDNVQVLNFAKGGASSKSWRNGKRMPAVLEAKPDYVLIQFGHNDQPGKGPERETDPETTYSENLKRYAAEVKSAGAQPILVSSVTRRRFDQDGKIRTTLTPWADATQQVAAELKVPFIDLHRRSIELHDRIGPVASMEFNFKAGDLTHFNEQGGAVMADLVITELQTAVPNLTRFLK